In a genomic window of Oncorhynchus kisutch isolate 150728-3 linkage group LG9, Okis_V2, whole genome shotgun sequence:
- the LOC109864517 gene encoding inactive histone-lysine N-methyltransferase 2E isoform X5 has product MSIVIPVGVDTADTSYLEMAAGSDRPESVEASPVVVEKSSYPHQIYSISSHHSHSYIGLPYADHNYGARPPPTPPASPPPSMLIQPGEGLFVPGGLQDEASRGTTLSTSEDGSYGADITRCICGFTHDDGYMICCDKCSVWQHIDCMGIDRQHIPETYLCERCQPRILDRDRAIVLQTRKRENMSGEWRDGIPVCISADGDTSATESGDEVPLELYTAFQHTPTSITLTTGRLAGNKQADKKRKRSGDKEPVATSARAKKAFREGSRKSSRVKGGAPEMEPGEHPSLWENKMKAWMEAYEDAGSNQYSEDVQILLRVKEAGDGKTLAYNTHTATFKPPVESQVQKNKKILKAVRDLAPDSLIIEYRGKFMLRQQFEANGCFFKRPYPFVLFYSKFDGLEMCVDARSFGNEARFIRRSCTPNSEVRHVLEDGMLHLYIYSLRSISKGTEITIGFDYDYGCCKYKVDCACVRGNPECPVLKYNLEPTENLEASSRRRGRKDKEPMMQRGDHLDLSQNQNMTLDCDGRTKGLGADGKQRKLSPLRLSISNNQDPTELEGVEDQPDNSVSSEVEMESEETIAERKRKMASPAEESHLQGVGASSCLGLSKPETREERKMEAILQAFARMEKREKRREQALEKIGTKSEGGIKEEPPATPEADIQSPGIMTPLLEVKEEPGLNKPTPAKLRGSKQRKSFSRSRTHIGQQRRRARTISTCSDIPPGSPGELLDPLANDGPDVEASRDPEPEALSSHAPDTSPPYSGSPAPDRNRSGQKYPKTKKHLVSEWCVDKQERSLRTPEPIPERPLRISSDLEVLATQLNALPGMGPGPHVYSTPKHYVRFSSPFLANRSPTTPGVPTGRRRSRELPDTPPTSGSCKKRWLKQALEEETTTPPPSSGRPTLVMPSEGPLSPPINGDSDSPLPYNGSYTLPGEDSELPTPLKKRRLCPLDACMSESSTPYGSPCATPTRADLSETPGTPLLLATPPRVTRMEEPSPEALPSTPTHTLSAPQESESSLDSSPEGSRRPSPQEAERPPSLLSSPCVAVRAPSLEVLPPHEAKISAPLSPQPPTAESQDCGGEEGPETGAEGSSEAPPTDPASSSLLSPWMKSPERVGLSGPGGLSFSPINSNLRDLTPSHTLEPILAFRPEAVAVAGVVTVTVPVPLAAGPFTEAAGSLFYPCPEEGGTLAFSRSLSGDSTGEGGSGQNPPQKKKVSLLEYRKRQREAQRSGSKMECGSPVSTTPTLVEMFPLPMETTQEPPPLAPAPAQAPVAPTPPESNTPQPSEDTEPPVEGEREGGEGQWTSSTSVEQARERGYHRALSLSDHSKDKDGETEGSEAPVRDCSSPSLQRTPTHTPCSSGPSSPSQPGSRPVKEEESDSRPRTPSQAAPQQPSKPAVPKTAPLTPTKLHPAAPSLLHSPNPQAQGSPYRSQRAFLFAPPQSQPQAQPGLPLFSQYSPQSAPPPPPAPPASAVYFPSQSASTVGSFPGFKPSVMSPFTPGAQPLLQTLPPHTLHYQSSTTPPPPPPPPPQHPGPGPALLHVNLQPPPVQQHQLLLTTAPQSSLPPPPPPPPQGQTHQLQQPSASTLLSLNQGLPLPPPPPPPPASSTGVPMQVQAPHHFQNLGGFPTPLMHTGGTANPSVPPSTYPPPHQQTGLPPPPPPPQQQTQPAQAVPTATPMPSGTRGAPASPAPFHNAGYLGTGWH; this is encoded by the exons ATGAGCATAGTGATCCCTGTAGGGGTGGACACAGCAGACACCTCATACCTGGAAATGGCTGCAGGCTCAGA cagaCCTGAATCAGTAGAGGCCAGCCCTGTGGTGGTGGAGAAGTCCAGCTACCCGCACCAGATCTACAGCATTAGCTCTCACCACTCCCACAGTTACATTGGGCTGCCCTACGCC GACCACAACTATGGGGCGCGCCccccgcccactcccccggcctcccctcccccctccatgcTGATCCAGCCAGGCGAGGGGCTGTTTGTGCCGGGGGGCCTGCAGGACGAGGCTTCCAGGGGCACCACACTCAGCACCTCGGAGGACGGCAGCTACGGGGCCGACATCACCCGCTGCATCTGTGGCTTCACCCACGACGACGGCTACATGATCTGCTGCGACAAGTGCAG tgTGTGGCAGCACATAGACTGTATGGGGATCGACAGGCAGCACATTCCTGAGACGTATCTGTGTGAGCGCTGCCAGCCGCGCATCCTGGACAGAGACCGGGCCATCGTGCTGCAGACCCGCAAGAGGGAGAACatgtccggtgagtggagagatg GCATACCGGTATGTATCTCTGCAGACGGGGACACCAGTGCCACAGAGAGTGGGGACGAGGTGCCGCTGGAGTTGTACACGGCCTTCCAGCACACGCCCACCAGCATCACACTCACCACCGGCCGCCTGGCGGGCAACAAGCAGGCCGACAAGAAACGCAAGAGGAGCGGAGACAAGGAGCCTGTCGCCACCTCGGCCCGAGCCAAGAAG GCGTTCCGTGAGGGCTCCAGGAAGTCCTCCAGAGTGAAGGGTGGCGCTCCAGAAATGGAGCCCGGGGAGCACCCGTCTCTGTGGGAGAACAAGATGAAGGCTTGGATGGAGGCCTACGAGGATGCCGGCAGCAACCAGTACAGCGAGGACGTCCAGATCCTGCTCCGCGTCAAGGAGGCCGGCGACGGCAAGACCCTggcctacaacacacacacagccaccttCAAACCGCCCGTGGAG AGCCAGGTTCAGAAGAACAAGAAGATCCTGAAGGCAGTGAGGGATTTGGCTCCAGACTCCCTCATCATAGAGTACAGGGGCAAGTTCATGCTGCGACAGCAGTTTGAGGCCAACGGATGCTTCTTCAAGAG GCCGTACCCCTTTGTGTTGTTCTACTCAAAGTTTGACGGGCTGGAGATGTGCGTGGACGCCCGCAGCTTTGGCAATGAGGCCCGCTTCATCCGACGCTCCTGCACCCCCAACTCTGAG GTGCGTCATGTATTAGAGGATGGTATGCTCCATTTGTACATTTACTCTTTGAGGTCCATCAGCAAAGGCACCGAGATCACCATAGGCTTCGACTATGACTATGGCTGCTG tAAATACAAGGTGGACTGTGCATGTGTGAGGGGGAACCCAGAGTGCCCGGTGCTGAAGTACAACCTGGAGCCCACAGAGAACCTGGAGGCCAGCAGCCGCCGGCGGGGCCGCAAGGACAAGGAGCCCATGATGCAGCGAGGGGACCACCTGGACCTGAGCCAGAATCAGAACATGACCCTGGACTGTGACGGCAGGACCAAGGGCCTGGGGGCCGACGGCAAGCAGAGGAAGCTATCGCCCCTCCGCCTCTCCATTTCCAACAACCAG GATCCTACAGAGTTAGAGGGTGTAGAAGACCAACCTGATAACTCCGTTAGCAGTGAAGTAGAGATGGAGTCAGAGGAGACcattgcagagagaaagaggaagatg GCCAGCCCAGCGGAGGAGTCCCATCTGCAAGGCGTGGGGGCCTCCAGCTGTCTGGGACTGAGTAAACCGGAG acCCGTgaagagaggaagatggaggccATCCTGCAGGCCTTTGCCCGcatggagaagagggagaagaggcggGAGCAGGCCCTGGAGAAGATCGGCACCAAGTCAGAGGGGGGCATCAAGGAGGAGCCCCCTGCCACCCCCGAGGCCGACATACAGTCTCCTGGTATCATGACT CCCCTGCTAGAGGTGAAGGAGGAGCCGGGTCTCAACAAGCCCACGCCGGCCAAGCTGCGAGGCAGCAAGCAGAGGAAGAGCTTCTCGCGGAGCCGCACCCACATTGGGCAGCAGCGGCGGCGAGCGCGAACCATCAGCACCTGCTCTGACATACCTCCCGGCTCGCCTGGGGAACTCCTGGACCCCCTGGCCAATGACGGCCCAGACGTAGAGGCCTCCAGGGACCCCGAGCCAGAGGCCCTCTCCTCCCATGCCCCCGACACCAGCCCCCCTTACAGTGGCTCCCCGGCCCCTGACAGAAACCGCTCCGGGCAGAAGTACCCCAAAACTAAAAAG caCTTAGTGAGTGAGTGGTGCGTCGACAAGCAGGAGCGGTCATTGCGGACCCCAGAGCCGATCCCGGAGAGGCCCCTGAGGATCAGCAGCGACCTGGAGGTGCTGGCCACCCAGCTCAACGCCCTGCCCGGCATGGGCCCCGGCCCGCACGTCTATAGCACGCCCAAACACTACGTCCGCTTCTCCTCGCCCTTCCTGGCCAACCGCAGCCCCACCACCCCTGGGGTGCCCACCGGACGCCGGCGTTCCCGCGAGCTGCCCGACACGCCGCCCACCTCAGGCTCCTGCAAGAAG CGCTGGCTGAAGCAGGCTCTAGAGGAGGAGACCACCACCCCTCCACCCAGCAGCGGCCGGCCCACCCTGGTCATGCCTAGCGAGGGCCCTCTCAGCCCTCCTATCAACGGGGACTCTGACAGCCCACTCCCCTACAATGGAAGCTACACCTTGCCAGGTGAGGACTCTG AGTTGCCCACTCCTCTGAAGAAGCGACGTCTGTGTCCACTGGATGCCTGCATGTCAGAGAGCTCCACCCCCTACGGCTCTCCCTGCGCCACGCCAACCCGGGCCGACCTATCAGAGACGCCGGGTACACCCCTGCTGCTGGCCACGCCACCCCGCGTCACCCGTATGGAGGAGCCGAGCCCCGAGGCTCTACCAagcactcctacacacacactcagtgccCCGCAGGAA AGCGAGTCTTCCCTGGACAGCTCACCAGAGGGCAGTCGCAGACCCAGCCCCCAAGAAGCTGAGCGGCCACCTTCGCTGCTCTCCTCCCCCTGTGTAGCGGTCAGGGCTCCCAGTCTGGAGGTGTTGCCCCCCCACGAGGCCAAGATCAGCGCCCCCCTGAGCCCCCAGCCCCCCACCGCCGAGTCCCAGGactgtgggggagaggaggggccaGAGACCGGGGCTGAGGGTAGCAGCGAGGCCCCCCCCACAGACCcagcctcttcctccctcctctccccctggatGAAGAGTCCAGAGAGAGTGGGTCTGTCAGGGCCAGGGGGTCTGTCCTTCTCCCCCATCAACTCTAACCTGAGGGACCTTACCCCCTCACACACCCTGGAGCCCATCTTGGCCTTCAGGCCTGAGGCGGTGGCTGTGGCTGGTGTTGTGACAGTGACTGTACCAGTACCCTTGGCAGCAGGACCCTTCACAGAGGCTGCAGGGTCTCTCTTCTACCCCTGCCCTGAGGAGGGGGGAACGCTGGCCTTCTCTCGTTCACTAAGTGGAGACAGCACCGGAGAGGGAGGGTCAGGACAGAATCCCCCACAGAAGAAAAAG GTGTCTTTGCTGGAGTACAGGAAACGTCAGCGTGAGGCGCAGCGCAGCGGCTCCAAAATGGAATGCGGCTCGCCTGTCTCTACAACACCTACCCTGGTGGAGATGTTCCCTCTGCCCATGGAGACCACCCAAGAGCCTCCACCCCTGGCTCCTGCTCCGGCCCAAGCTCCAGTGGCCCCCACCCCGCCTGAGTCAAATACCCCCCAGCCCAGTGAGGACACAGAGCCCCCTgtcgagggggagagagaggggggagagggacagtGGACCTCGTCCACCTCGGTGGAGCAGGCAAGAGAGCGTGGCTACCACAGAGCCCTGTCGCTTAGTGACCACAGCAAGGacaaag ATGGAGAGACCGAGGGCAGTGAGGCCCCGGTCAGAGATTGTTCATCTCCTAGCCTGCAGAGGACCCCAACCCACACG cCGTGTTCTTCTGGCCCCAGCAGCCCGTCCCAGCCTGGCAGTCGCccagtgaaggaggaggagagtgacagcCGGCCTCGGACCCCTTCCCAGGCCGCCCCACAGCAGCCCAGCAAGCCTGCCGTACCCAAGACAGCCCCCCTGACCCCCACCAAGCTACACCCTGCTGCCCCCTCACTCCTCCACTCCCCCAACCCCCAGGCTCAGGGCTCCCCTTACCGCAGCCAGAGGGCCTTCCTCTTTGCTCCTCCTCAGTCCCAGCCACAGGCTCAACCAGGGCTGCCCCTCTTCTCCCAGTACAGCCCACAGTccgctccacctcctccaccagcaCCTCCAGCCTCAGCGGTCTACTTCCCCAGCCAGTCAGCCTCCACCGTGGGATCCTTCCCTGGGTTCAAGCCTTCCGTGATGTCCCCATTCACCCCTGGAGCCCAGCCCCTCCTGCAGACTCTTCCTCCCCACACCCTGCACTACCAGAGCTCTAccactccccctcctcctccccctcccccaccacaacACCCTGGGCCCGGCCCGGCCCTGCTACACGTTAACCTGCAGCCTCCTCCTGTCCAGCAGCACCAGCTCCTCCTGACCACAGCCccccagtcctccctccctcctcctccgccACCTCCCCCACAGGGCCAGACCCACCAGCTGCAGCAGCCCAGTGCCAGCACCCTCCTGTCACTCAACCAGGGCCtgcctcttcctccacccccaccccctcctcctgcctcctccacCGGTGTCCCCATGCAAGTGCAGGCCCCTCACCACTTTCAGAACTTGGGGGGCTTTCCAACCCCGCTGATGCACACCGGCGGTACCGCTAACCCCTCGGTGCCCCCCTCCACCTACCCCCCGCCCCACCAGCAGACTGGactgcccccccctcctccccctccccagcaGCAGACTCAGCCGGCCCAGGCCGTGCCCACCGCCACTCCGATGCCCAGCGGAACACGTGGGGCCCCTGCGTCCCCCGCCCCCTTTCACAACGCTGGGTACCTGGGCACGGGGTGGCACTGA
- the LOC109864517 gene encoding inactive histone-lysine N-methyltransferase 2E isoform X4: protein MSIVIPVGVDTADTSYLEMAAGSDRPESVEASPVVVEKSSYPHQIYSISSHHSHSYIGLPYADHNYGARPPPTPPASPPPSMLIQPGEGLFVPGGLQDEASRGTTLSTSEDGSYGADITRCICGFTHDDGYMICCDKCSVWQHIDCMGIDRQHIPETYLCERCQPRILDRDRAIVLQTRKRENMSGEWRDDGDTSATESGDEVPLELYTAFQHTPTSITLTTGRLAGNKQADKKRKRSGDKEPVATSARAKKAFREGSRKSSRVKGGAPEMEPGEHPSLWENKMKAWMEAYEDAGSNQYSEDVQILLRVKEAGDGKTLAYNTHTATFKPPVESQVQKNKKILKAVRDLAPDSLIIEYRGKFMLRQQFEANGCFFKRPYPFVLFYSKFDGLEMCVDARSFGNEARFIRRSCTPNSEVRHVLEDGMLHLYIYSLRSISKGTEITIGFDYDYGCCKYKVDCACVRGNPECPVLKYNLEPTENLEASSRRRGRKDKEPMMQRGDHLDLSQNQNMTLDCDGRTKGLGADGKQRKLSPLRLSISNNQDPTELEGVEDQPDNSVSSEVEMESEETIAERKRKMASPAEESHLQGVGASSCLGLSKPETREERKMEAILQAFARMEKREKRREQALEKIGTKSEGGIKEEPPATPEADIQSPGIMTPLLEVKEEPGLNKPTPAKLRGSKQRKSFSRSRTHIGQQRRRARTISTCSDIPPGSPGELLDPLANDGPDVEASRDPEPEALSSHAPDTSPPYSGSPAPDRNRSGQKYPKTKKCASLSVSLQHLVSEWCVDKQERSLRTPEPIPERPLRISSDLEVLATQLNALPGMGPGPHVYSTPKHYVRFSSPFLANRSPTTPGVPTGRRRSRELPDTPPTSGSCKKRWLKQALEEETTTPPPSSGRPTLVMPSEGPLSPPINGDSDSPLPYNGSYTLPGEDSELPTPLKKRRLCPLDACMSESSTPYGSPCATPTRADLSETPGTPLLLATPPRVTRMEEPSPEALPSTPTHTLSAPQESESSLDSSPEGSRRPSPQEAERPPSLLSSPCVAVRAPSLEVLPPHEAKISAPLSPQPPTAESQDCGGEEGPETGAEGSSEAPPTDPASSSLLSPWMKSPERVGLSGPGGLSFSPINSNLRDLTPSHTLEPILAFRPEAVAVAGVVTVTVPVPLAAGPFTEAAGSLFYPCPEEGGTLAFSRSLSGDSTGEGGSGQNPPQKKKVSLLEYRKRQREAQRSGSKMECGSPVSTTPTLVEMFPLPMETTQEPPPLAPAPAQAPVAPTPPESNTPQPSEDTEPPVEGEREGGEGQWTSSTSVEQARERGYHRALSLSDHSKDKDGETEGSEAPVRDCSSPSLQRTPTHTPCSSGPSSPSQPGSRPVKEEESDSRPRTPSQAAPQQPSKPAVPKTAPLTPTKLHPAAPSLLHSPNPQAQGSPYRSQRAFLFAPPQSQPQAQPGLPLFSQYSPQSAPPPPPAPPASAVYFPSQSASTVGSFPGFKPSVMSPFTPGAQPLLQTLPPHTLHYQSSTTPPPPPPPPPQHPGPGPALLHVNLQPPPVQQHQLLLTTAPQSSLPPPPPPPPQGQTHQLQQPSASTLLSLNQGLPLPPPPPPPPASSTGVPMQVQAPHHFQNLGGFPTPLMHTGGTANPSVPPSTYPPPHQQTGLPPPPPPPQQQTQPAQAVPTATPMPSGTRGAPASPAPFHNAGYLGTGWH from the exons ATGAGCATAGTGATCCCTGTAGGGGTGGACACAGCAGACACCTCATACCTGGAAATGGCTGCAGGCTCAGA cagaCCTGAATCAGTAGAGGCCAGCCCTGTGGTGGTGGAGAAGTCCAGCTACCCGCACCAGATCTACAGCATTAGCTCTCACCACTCCCACAGTTACATTGGGCTGCCCTACGCC GACCACAACTATGGGGCGCGCCccccgcccactcccccggcctcccctcccccctccatgcTGATCCAGCCAGGCGAGGGGCTGTTTGTGCCGGGGGGCCTGCAGGACGAGGCTTCCAGGGGCACCACACTCAGCACCTCGGAGGACGGCAGCTACGGGGCCGACATCACCCGCTGCATCTGTGGCTTCACCCACGACGACGGCTACATGATCTGCTGCGACAAGTGCAG tgTGTGGCAGCACATAGACTGTATGGGGATCGACAGGCAGCACATTCCTGAGACGTATCTGTGTGAGCGCTGCCAGCCGCGCATCCTGGACAGAGACCGGGCCATCGTGCTGCAGACCCGCAAGAGGGAGAACatgtccggtgagtggagagatg ACGGGGACACCAGTGCCACAGAGAGTGGGGACGAGGTGCCGCTGGAGTTGTACACGGCCTTCCAGCACACGCCCACCAGCATCACACTCACCACCGGCCGCCTGGCGGGCAACAAGCAGGCCGACAAGAAACGCAAGAGGAGCGGAGACAAGGAGCCTGTCGCCACCTCGGCCCGAGCCAAGAAG GCGTTCCGTGAGGGCTCCAGGAAGTCCTCCAGAGTGAAGGGTGGCGCTCCAGAAATGGAGCCCGGGGAGCACCCGTCTCTGTGGGAGAACAAGATGAAGGCTTGGATGGAGGCCTACGAGGATGCCGGCAGCAACCAGTACAGCGAGGACGTCCAGATCCTGCTCCGCGTCAAGGAGGCCGGCGACGGCAAGACCCTggcctacaacacacacacagccaccttCAAACCGCCCGTGGAG AGCCAGGTTCAGAAGAACAAGAAGATCCTGAAGGCAGTGAGGGATTTGGCTCCAGACTCCCTCATCATAGAGTACAGGGGCAAGTTCATGCTGCGACAGCAGTTTGAGGCCAACGGATGCTTCTTCAAGAG GCCGTACCCCTTTGTGTTGTTCTACTCAAAGTTTGACGGGCTGGAGATGTGCGTGGACGCCCGCAGCTTTGGCAATGAGGCCCGCTTCATCCGACGCTCCTGCACCCCCAACTCTGAG GTGCGTCATGTATTAGAGGATGGTATGCTCCATTTGTACATTTACTCTTTGAGGTCCATCAGCAAAGGCACCGAGATCACCATAGGCTTCGACTATGACTATGGCTGCTG tAAATACAAGGTGGACTGTGCATGTGTGAGGGGGAACCCAGAGTGCCCGGTGCTGAAGTACAACCTGGAGCCCACAGAGAACCTGGAGGCCAGCAGCCGCCGGCGGGGCCGCAAGGACAAGGAGCCCATGATGCAGCGAGGGGACCACCTGGACCTGAGCCAGAATCAGAACATGACCCTGGACTGTGACGGCAGGACCAAGGGCCTGGGGGCCGACGGCAAGCAGAGGAAGCTATCGCCCCTCCGCCTCTCCATTTCCAACAACCAG GATCCTACAGAGTTAGAGGGTGTAGAAGACCAACCTGATAACTCCGTTAGCAGTGAAGTAGAGATGGAGTCAGAGGAGACcattgcagagagaaagaggaagatg GCCAGCCCAGCGGAGGAGTCCCATCTGCAAGGCGTGGGGGCCTCCAGCTGTCTGGGACTGAGTAAACCGGAG acCCGTgaagagaggaagatggaggccATCCTGCAGGCCTTTGCCCGcatggagaagagggagaagaggcggGAGCAGGCCCTGGAGAAGATCGGCACCAAGTCAGAGGGGGGCATCAAGGAGGAGCCCCCTGCCACCCCCGAGGCCGACATACAGTCTCCTGGTATCATGACT CCCCTGCTAGAGGTGAAGGAGGAGCCGGGTCTCAACAAGCCCACGCCGGCCAAGCTGCGAGGCAGCAAGCAGAGGAAGAGCTTCTCGCGGAGCCGCACCCACATTGGGCAGCAGCGGCGGCGAGCGCGAACCATCAGCACCTGCTCTGACATACCTCCCGGCTCGCCTGGGGAACTCCTGGACCCCCTGGCCAATGACGGCCCAGACGTAGAGGCCTCCAGGGACCCCGAGCCAGAGGCCCTCTCCTCCCATGCCCCCGACACCAGCCCCCCTTACAGTGGCTCCCCGGCCCCTGACAGAAACCGCTCCGGGCAGAAGTACCCCAAAACTAAAAAG tgtgcttctctctctgtctctctacagcaCTTAGTGAGTGAGTGGTGCGTCGACAAGCAGGAGCGGTCATTGCGGACCCCAGAGCCGATCCCGGAGAGGCCCCTGAGGATCAGCAGCGACCTGGAGGTGCTGGCCACCCAGCTCAACGCCCTGCCCGGCATGGGCCCCGGCCCGCACGTCTATAGCACGCCCAAACACTACGTCCGCTTCTCCTCGCCCTTCCTGGCCAACCGCAGCCCCACCACCCCTGGGGTGCCCACCGGACGCCGGCGTTCCCGCGAGCTGCCCGACACGCCGCCCACCTCAGGCTCCTGCAAGAAG CGCTGGCTGAAGCAGGCTCTAGAGGAGGAGACCACCACCCCTCCACCCAGCAGCGGCCGGCCCACCCTGGTCATGCCTAGCGAGGGCCCTCTCAGCCCTCCTATCAACGGGGACTCTGACAGCCCACTCCCCTACAATGGAAGCTACACCTTGCCAGGTGAGGACTCTG AGTTGCCCACTCCTCTGAAGAAGCGACGTCTGTGTCCACTGGATGCCTGCATGTCAGAGAGCTCCACCCCCTACGGCTCTCCCTGCGCCACGCCAACCCGGGCCGACCTATCAGAGACGCCGGGTACACCCCTGCTGCTGGCCACGCCACCCCGCGTCACCCGTATGGAGGAGCCGAGCCCCGAGGCTCTACCAagcactcctacacacacactcagtgccCCGCAGGAA AGCGAGTCTTCCCTGGACAGCTCACCAGAGGGCAGTCGCAGACCCAGCCCCCAAGAAGCTGAGCGGCCACCTTCGCTGCTCTCCTCCCCCTGTGTAGCGGTCAGGGCTCCCAGTCTGGAGGTGTTGCCCCCCCACGAGGCCAAGATCAGCGCCCCCCTGAGCCCCCAGCCCCCCACCGCCGAGTCCCAGGactgtgggggagaggaggggccaGAGACCGGGGCTGAGGGTAGCAGCGAGGCCCCCCCCACAGACCcagcctcttcctccctcctctccccctggatGAAGAGTCCAGAGAGAGTGGGTCTGTCAGGGCCAGGGGGTCTGTCCTTCTCCCCCATCAACTCTAACCTGAGGGACCTTACCCCCTCACACACCCTGGAGCCCATCTTGGCCTTCAGGCCTGAGGCGGTGGCTGTGGCTGGTGTTGTGACAGTGACTGTACCAGTACCCTTGGCAGCAGGACCCTTCACAGAGGCTGCAGGGTCTCTCTTCTACCCCTGCCCTGAGGAGGGGGGAACGCTGGCCTTCTCTCGTTCACTAAGTGGAGACAGCACCGGAGAGGGAGGGTCAGGACAGAATCCCCCACAGAAGAAAAAG GTGTCTTTGCTGGAGTACAGGAAACGTCAGCGTGAGGCGCAGCGCAGCGGCTCCAAAATGGAATGCGGCTCGCCTGTCTCTACAACACCTACCCTGGTGGAGATGTTCCCTCTGCCCATGGAGACCACCCAAGAGCCTCCACCCCTGGCTCCTGCTCCGGCCCAAGCTCCAGTGGCCCCCACCCCGCCTGAGTCAAATACCCCCCAGCCCAGTGAGGACACAGAGCCCCCTgtcgagggggagagagaggggggagagggacagtGGACCTCGTCCACCTCGGTGGAGCAGGCAAGAGAGCGTGGCTACCACAGAGCCCTGTCGCTTAGTGACCACAGCAAGGacaaag ATGGAGAGACCGAGGGCAGTGAGGCCCCGGTCAGAGATTGTTCATCTCCTAGCCTGCAGAGGACCCCAACCCACACG cCGTGTTCTTCTGGCCCCAGCAGCCCGTCCCAGCCTGGCAGTCGCccagtgaaggaggaggagagtgacagcCGGCCTCGGACCCCTTCCCAGGCCGCCCCACAGCAGCCCAGCAAGCCTGCCGTACCCAAGACAGCCCCCCTGACCCCCACCAAGCTACACCCTGCTGCCCCCTCACTCCTCCACTCCCCCAACCCCCAGGCTCAGGGCTCCCCTTACCGCAGCCAGAGGGCCTTCCTCTTTGCTCCTCCTCAGTCCCAGCCACAGGCTCAACCAGGGCTGCCCCTCTTCTCCCAGTACAGCCCACAGTccgctccacctcctccaccagcaCCTCCAGCCTCAGCGGTCTACTTCCCCAGCCAGTCAGCCTCCACCGTGGGATCCTTCCCTGGGTTCAAGCCTTCCGTGATGTCCCCATTCACCCCTGGAGCCCAGCCCCTCCTGCAGACTCTTCCTCCCCACACCCTGCACTACCAGAGCTCTAccactccccctcctcctccccctcccccaccacaacACCCTGGGCCCGGCCCGGCCCTGCTACACGTTAACCTGCAGCCTCCTCCTGTCCAGCAGCACCAGCTCCTCCTGACCACAGCCccccagtcctccctccctcctcctccgccACCTCCCCCACAGGGCCAGACCCACCAGCTGCAGCAGCCCAGTGCCAGCACCCTCCTGTCACTCAACCAGGGCCtgcctcttcctccacccccaccccctcctcctgcctcctccacCGGTGTCCCCATGCAAGTGCAGGCCCCTCACCACTTTCAGAACTTGGGGGGCTTTCCAACCCCGCTGATGCACACCGGCGGTACCGCTAACCCCTCGGTGCCCCCCTCCACCTACCCCCCGCCCCACCAGCAGACTGGactgcccccccctcctccccctccccagcaGCAGACTCAGCCGGCCCAGGCCGTGCCCACCGCCACTCCGATGCCCAGCGGAACACGTGGGGCCCCTGCGTCCCCCGCCCCCTTTCACAACGCTGGGTACCTGGGCACGGGGTGGCACTGA